One part of the Campylobacter sp. RM16189 genome encodes these proteins:
- the dapE gene encoding succinyl-diaminopimelate desuccinylase, with product MQVINFLTELLKFKSITPKDDGTLDFISSFCNEFKPIFVNKNGVKNLILTKKFGDGPHLAFAGHVDVVPPGNGWDSDPFEPILKDGFIYARGSQDMKGGVAAFVCACKEAKNFKGTLSIILTSDEEGDAIYGTKEALKFMEENHMLPDFAVVAEPTCDKILGDTIKVGRRGSINGKLIIKGVQGHAAYPAKCINPVHQLASVFYKFAGYDMDNGSEFFDPSKIVITDIRGGMEVCNVTPGEVKVMFNVRNSIQTNAENLKDYIKELFGEFEYELEINQNAKPFLTDKDSKIVKSIQNSVIKICGVIPELNTKGGTSDARYLAEFGVKVVEFGVINDRIHAINERVSVNEIEKLYEVFADLIENFNS from the coding sequence ATGCAAGTCATAAATTTTCTTACTGAACTTCTTAAGTTTAAGTCTATAACACCCAAAGACGATGGAACTTTAGATTTTATAAGTTCTTTTTGTAATGAATTCAAGCCCATTTTTGTAAATAAAAATGGTGTTAAAAATCTGATTTTGACTAAAAAATTTGGCGATGGGCCACATCTGGCTTTTGCCGGTCATGTTGATGTTGTGCCTCCTGGAAATGGTTGGGATAGTGATCCGTTTGAGCCTATTTTGAAAGATGGCTTTATATATGCTAGGGGCTCTCAGGATATGAAAGGGGGAGTTGCGGCGTTTGTTTGCGCTTGTAAAGAAGCTAAAAATTTTAAAGGAACTCTGTCTATTATATTGACCAGTGATGAAGAGGGAGATGCGATTTACGGTACTAAAGAGGCGCTTAAATTTATGGAAGAAAATCATATGTTGCCCGATTTTGCTGTAGTAGCTGAGCCAACTTGCGATAAAATACTTGGAGATACCATTAAAGTCGGGCGTAGAGGATCTATAAATGGAAAACTTATAATCAAAGGAGTTCAAGGACACGCCGCATATCCTGCTAAGTGCATAAATCCAGTTCATCAACTAGCAAGCGTGTTTTATAAATTTGCAGGGTATGACATGGATAACGGAAGCGAATTTTTTGATCCTAGTAAAATCGTGATAACTGATATAAGAGGAGGTATGGAAGTCTGTAATGTCACGCCTGGTGAAGTAAAAGTAATGTTTAATGTTAGAAATTCTATTCAAACTAATGCAGAAAATTTAAAAGATTATATTAAAGAGCTATTTGGCGAATTTGAATATGAACTTGAAATCAACCAAAATGCAAAACCATTTTTAACCGATAAAGATAGTAAAATAGTAAAATCTATACAAAATTCCGTTATAAAAATTTGTGGAGTAATACCTGAGCTAAATACTAAGGGCGGCACAAGTGATGCTAGGTATTTAGCTGAATTTGGTGTCAAAGTAGTAGAATTTGGAGTAATAAACGATAGAATTCACGCTATTAACGAGAGAGTTAGTGTTAATGAGATCGAAAAGCTATATGAGGTTTTTGCTGATTTGATAGAAAATTTCAACTCTTAA
- the hisG gene encoding ATP phosphoribosyltransferase codes for MITIALPKGRIAEETLMIFRKIFKTPFLFEDRKLVMSERGFKFLMVRNQDIPVYVVNGAADIGVVGLDVLEEHKPDVLRLLDLKIGKCRVCVGIKESDNLDYSAPELRVATKMPNISRNYFSTKATALKIIKLYGSIELAPIVGLSNAIVDVVETGTTMKQNGLKVAETIMHSSAHLIANKNSFIIKKDEILSLYDKIKKEIED; via the coding sequence ATGATAACAATCGCTCTTCCAAAGGGTCGAATAGCCGAAGAAACTCTAATGATTTTTAGGAAAATTTTTAAGACACCTTTTTTATTTGAAGATAGAAAACTCGTAATGAGCGAACGTGGTTTTAAATTCTTAATGGTCAGAAACCAAGACATACCCGTATATGTAGTAAACGGTGCTGCAGATATTGGAGTGGTTGGGCTTGATGTTTTAGAAGAGCATAAGCCGGACGTACTTAGACTGCTCGATCTAAAAATAGGAAAATGCCGCGTATGCGTAGGGATAAAAGAAAGCGATAATCTGGACTATAGTGCGCCGGAGCTTAGAGTGGCCACTAAGATGCCAAACATATCCAGAAATTACTTTTCAACAAAGGCAACCGCACTAAAAATCATCAAGCTATATGGTTCCATTGAGCTTGCTCCGATTGTAGGGCTTAGCAATGCAATAGTAGATGTGGTCGAAACTGGGACTACAATGAAGCAAAACGGGCTTAAAGTAGCCGAAACAATAATGCACTCATCGGCCCATCTAATAGCAAATAAAAATAGCTTTATAATAAAAAAAGATGAGATCTTGTCGCTTTACGACAAGATAAAAAAAGAGATTGAAGATTAA
- a CDS encoding type III pantothenate kinase: MILCDIGNTNATIFEDGKISKISIDKFQNFKRNEKIYYISVNDSINQKLQNDKNFVNLEPFFEIDTIYKTLGIDRVANCYSIDEGVIVDAGSAITIDVMANKMHLGGCIVPGISQSLKTYENISSRLKIALNSQIQLDALPQKTADAISYGIVKPIVLLIENISNNSKIYFTGGDGEFLSRFFKNGIYDRILIFRGMQKLIEEKEIL; this comes from the coding sequence ATGATTTTGTGTGATATAGGAAACACAAATGCAACTATATTTGAAGACGGAAAGATCTCAAAAATAAGTATAGATAAATTCCAAAATTTCAAGCGTAATGAGAAAATATATTATATAAGTGTAAATGACAGCATAAACCAAAAGCTTCAAAATGATAAAAACTTTGTAAATTTAGAGCCATTTTTTGAAATAGATACTATATATAAAACTCTTGGAATAGACAGGGTAGCCAACTGCTACAGTATAGACGAGGGAGTAATAGTAGACGCCGGAAGCGCTATAACAATTGATGTCATGGCAAACAAAATGCATCTTGGAGGATGTATAGTGCCGGGTATTTCTCAAAGCCTAAAGACTTATGAAAACATATCTTCTCGATTAAAAATAGCTCTAAATTCGCAGATACAGCTTGATGCGCTACCTCAAAAGACTGCCGATGCCATAAGCTACGGTATAGTAAAGCCTATAGTTTTACTAATAGAAAATATCTCAAACAACTCTAAAATTTATTTTACAGGCGGAGATGGGGAGTTCTTATCCAGATTTTTCAAAAACGGAATATACGATAGAATACTCATCTTTAGAGGAATGCAAAAGCTTATAGAAGAAAAGGAAATTTTATGA
- a CDS encoding L-seryl-tRNA selenium transferase, producing MKKIYTIVSILSALFLLGGCGTKRQYFEPENVDLRVNFDYTLPSHILTTSVNGAILKNGMVVTKDGVLSNDIGFTKDTILLNAYEDKIITSSLDGNLIVTGKTKEVLFQRSFNEAIVSAAIDGDKLALVTASNIIYLIDTIKNINLLEFESSAIYTQDSRAAAPYFMSSLVIFPTLDGKIMIVDKNQGKILRDVVVSSDEFFNNIIFLDVINDTMIAATGKRIVVINPERTLYYNGEIKNIVSHKDRLYILKKDGEILLTDLNLQKLNSINFKFAIFSNAITLDDHLYIIEKKGYLIKADLDLKKHQIFRLNDEIDDKSFIGSKEFYYDNKYLKLK from the coding sequence ATGAAAAAAATTTACACTATTGTATCGATACTGTCTGCACTATTTTTACTAGGAGGATGCGGAACCAAAAGACAATATTTTGAGCCTGAAAATGTAGATTTAAGAGTGAATTTTGACTATACCCTTCCTTCTCATATTTTAACAACTAGCGTTAATGGGGCTATACTTAAAAACGGTATGGTTGTAACAAAAGACGGAGTATTATCAAATGATATCGGCTTTACAAAAGACACAATACTTTTAAACGCCTATGAAGACAAGATTATTACCTCTTCTTTAGATGGAAATTTGATAGTTACAGGCAAGACAAAAGAGGTGCTGTTTCAAAGAAGTTTTAATGAGGCAATAGTATCTGCTGCAATAGATGGCGATAAACTGGCTCTAGTAACTGCTTCAAACATAATATATCTAATAGACACAATAAAAAATATAAATTTATTAGAGTTTGAATCATCTGCTATATACACCCAGGACTCAAGAGCTGCAGCGCCTTATTTTATGAGCTCTTTAGTGATATTCCCGACTCTCGATGGTAAGATCATGATAGTGGATAAAAATCAGGGCAAAATTTTAAGAGATGTTGTTGTAAGCAGTGATGAATTCTTTAATAATATAATATTTTTAGACGTTATAAATGACACAATGATAGCGGCGACAGGAAAAAGGATAGTGGTTATCAATCCGGAAAGAACACTTTACTATAATGGTGAGATAAAAAATATAGTTTCGCATAAAGACAGACTATACATCTTGAAAAAAGATGGGGAAATTTTACTAACGGATCTAAATTTGCAGAAATTAAATTCCATAAATTTTAAATTTGCAATCTTTTCAAATGCGATCACGCTAGATGACCATTTATACATAATCGAGAAAAAGGGCTATCTGATAAAGGCGGATTTAGATCTTAAAAAGCACCAAATTTTTAGATTAAATGACGAGATAGACGACAAGAGCTTCATAGGTTCTAAGGAATTTTACTACGACAATAAATATCTTAAGTTAAAATAA
- the gatC gene encoding Asp-tRNA(Asn)/Glu-tRNA(Gln) amidotransferase subunit GatC, producing the protein MNIDDSLLTKLEKLSSLKIGDDKREEIKNQLSEILNFVDILNELDLDDLKAVVSSIEGGTPFRDDISIKSEVVDFILKNAPARNDHFFVVPKIIE; encoded by the coding sequence ATGAATATAGATGATAGTTTGCTTACTAAGCTTGAAAAGCTTAGTTCTCTAAAAATTGGAGATGATAAGCGTGAAGAGATCAAGAATCAACTTAGTGAGATTTTGAATTTTGTAGATATTTTAAATGAGCTTGATTTGGATGATTTAAAGGCTGTTGTAAGCTCTATAGAAGGCGGAACTCCTTTTAGGGATGATATTAGCATAAAGTCTGAAGTTGTGGATTTTATTTTGAAGAATGCGCCTGCAAGAAATGATCATTTTTTTGTTGTTCCTAAGATTATAGAGTAG
- a CDS encoding type IV pilus twitching motility protein PilT, protein MQKYSDSNISLEALLRTVVHNKASDLHLVSRSEPQIRIDGTLRPLELGILSGHDIQDICYALVTDAQKSELEENRELDFAIELPNIGRFRGNYYYTMNGDLAAAFRIIPTEIPSLDDLKTPGIFKEIVKREKGMILVTGPTGSGKSTTLAAMLNEINLNERKHVITIEDPVEFVHQNKKSLFSHRNIGTDTHSYARALKYSLREDPDIILVGEMRDRETISTAITAAETGHLVFATLHTNSALQTINRIIDSFEGGEQLQVRNMLSVSLTAVISQSLLPKNGGGRLAVHEILINNPAIANLIRENKVHQIYSQMQLNQQMTGMTTQTQSLMKAIQNKLVTKEMAMRYSTAQQELGNLIGM, encoded by the coding sequence ATGCAAAAGTATAGCGATAGCAATATAAGCCTTGAAGCTCTGCTTAGGACTGTTGTTCACAATAAAGCAAGCGACCTTCATCTTGTATCAAGAAGTGAACCTCAAATAAGAATAGATGGCACTTTGCGTCCTCTTGAGCTCGGAATTTTAAGCGGTCATGACATACAAGATATATGCTATGCCCTTGTTACCGATGCACAAAAGAGTGAGCTTGAAGAGAATAGAGAGCTTGACTTTGCGATAGAACTTCCGAATATAGGTCGCTTTAGAGGTAACTACTACTATACTATGAATGGTGATTTAGCTGCGGCATTTCGTATAATACCTACCGAAATCCCATCTCTTGATGATCTAAAGACTCCTGGTATTTTTAAGGAGATTGTAAAACGCGAAAAGGGAATGATACTTGTTACAGGACCTACGGGAAGTGGTAAATCAACTACTCTCGCTGCTATGCTAAATGAGATAAATTTAAATGAAAGAAAACATGTTATTACGATTGAAGATCCGGTAGAATTCGTTCATCAGAATAAAAAATCTCTATTTTCCCATAGAAATATAGGCACGGATACCCACTCTTATGCAAGAGCTCTTAAATATTCGTTACGTGAAGACCCAGATATTATACTTGTTGGTGAGATGAGAGATAGAGAGACCATATCTACTGCTATTACTGCAGCAGAAACTGGACACCTTGTCTTTGCTACACTTCATACAAATTCGGCTCTTCAGACTATTAACCGTATTATAGATAGCTTTGAGGGTGGAGAACAGCTGCAGGTTAGAAATATGCTCTCAGTATCTCTTACTGCAGTAATTTCACAAAGCCTGCTTCCAAAAAATGGTGGAGGTCGTTTGGCTGTTCATGAAATTTTAATAAACAATCCTGCTATCGCGAACCTTATAAGAGAGAATAAAGTTCATCAAATTTACTCTCAAATGCAATTAAATCAGCAAATGACCGGTATGACTACACAAACGCAATCTTTAATGAAGGCTATACAAAATAAGCTTGTGACAAAAGAGATGGCCATGAGATACTCAACAGCTCAGCAGGAGCTTGGAAATTTAATAGGAATGTAA
- a CDS encoding CvpA family protein — protein sequence MDFVTIFDIGILAAVLILGIKGIINGLIREVFGLLGLIGGIVVASRFASDAGKIISDNVYKIEGDSILFFAGFLSILIVFWITCVGIGMFLAKLAGLSGLGFLDRVGGFLMGSLKIFLIFSVLVVTVSNIHALNSKIEPYFKDSKLYPILLTAGKWIMNIDVNSVKKSIEERIQTPIDKMKNNMIQIEDNTTTQDNSIKFEDNKTMQSAIIIEDQNNTRKE from the coding sequence ATGGATTTCGTAACAATTTTTGATATTGGCATATTAGCTGCGGTCTTGATTTTAGGCATTAAAGGCATAATAAATGGACTAATAAGAGAGGTCTTTGGACTATTAGGACTAATAGGCGGAATAGTTGTAGCTAGTAGATTTGCTAGCGATGCAGGTAAAATCATAAGTGACAATGTCTATAAAATAGAAGGTGATTCTATACTATTTTTCGCAGGTTTTTTATCAATCCTTATCGTCTTTTGGATTACTTGTGTCGGTATTGGAATGTTTTTAGCAAAACTTGCGGGATTAAGTGGTCTTGGTTTTTTAGATAGAGTAGGCGGATTTTTAATGGGAAGTTTAAAAATTTTCCTTATTTTTTCTGTTTTAGTGGTAACCGTCTCAAACATCCATGCTTTAAATAGTAAAATCGAGCCATACTTTAAAGATAGTAAGCTATATCCTATTCTTTTAACTGCTGGAAAATGGATAATGAATATAGATGTAAATAGTGTAAAAAAAAGTATAGAAGAGAGAATCCAAACGCCTATTGATAAAATGAAAAATAATATGATTCAAATTGAGGATAATACAACCACGCAAGATAATAGTATCAAATTCGAAGATAATAAAACCATGCAAAGTGCTATTATTATCGAAGATCAAAATAATACAAGGAAGGAGTAG
- a CDS encoding Fur family transcriptional regulator, which translates to MIENLEYDALLEKFKKVLKDNGLKYTQQREILLKTLYNNDEHFTPEKLYLFIKEAHPELNIGIATVYRTLNLLEESEMVTSISFGSQGKKFELATKPHHDHMICRRCGIIIEFEDPMIEKRQSNIAKEHGFKLTGHMMQLYGICKECNKKA; encoded by the coding sequence ATGATTGAAAATTTAGAATACGATGCTCTTCTTGAGAAATTTAAGAAAGTTTTGAAAGATAATGGGCTTAAATATACACAACAGCGAGAAATTTTGTTAAAGACCCTTTACAATAACGACGAGCATTTTACTCCTGAGAAGCTGTATTTGTTTATAAAAGAGGCTCATCCTGAACTAAACATAGGAATAGCTACAGTTTATAGAACCTTAAATTTACTAGAAGAATCAGAAATGGTAACATCTATAAGTTTTGGTTCTCAGGGTAAAAAATTTGAGCTTGCCACCAAGCCTCATCACGACCATATGATATGTAGACGTTGCGGCATAATCATAGAATTTGAAGATCCTATGATAGAAAAAAGGCAATCCAATATAGCAAAAGAGCATGGGTTTAAATTAACAGGTCATATGATGCAACTTTATGGAATCTGTAAGGAATGTAATAAAAAAGCTTAA
- the lysS gene encoding lysine--tRNA ligase: protein MFENQLEIQRLQTADELRQIGINPYPHFLRRDMDISKFRLKFSHIKDTESKNAEGQFVSLAGRIKLIRDAGKAVFANIEDEDGNLQIYFSNKTLDEEWFKVVKKKIEVGDIIFVRGYAFITRTGEFSMHVSELKLASKAICPLPEKYHGLVDIETRYRQRYLDMIMNPDVRNDFKKRSIIISTIRRFFEDKGFLEVETPMMHPIPGGANAKPFVTFHNSLGVDRYLRIAPELYLKRLIVGGFEAVYEMNRNFRNEGMDLTHNPEFTSIEFYWAYHTYHDLIGLTEELFGVLFDKLDMEKIVEYDGLKIDFSRPFTRINYKKAIIEIGRISPDIVEDKYKILAKLREDGFEANEKLSLGHLQAELFDNYVEARLINPTFVMDFPIEISPLSRRSDSNPNVAERFELFIAGREIANGFNELNDPIDQYNRFASQIEAKDAGDDEAHEMDEDYVKALGYAMPPTAGQGIGIDRLVMLLTNKKSIRDVVLFPAMRPLKTEIKEN from the coding sequence ATATTTGAAAACCAATTGGAAATTCAAAGGCTGCAAACTGCCGACGAACTAAGGCAAATAGGGATAAACCCGTATCCTCATTTTTTAAGACGTGATATGGATATCTCAAAATTTAGATTAAAATTTTCTCATATAAAAGATACTGAAAGCAAGAATGCTGAGGGTCAATTTGTTAGCTTGGCCGGACGCATAAAGCTGATACGAGACGCTGGTAAGGCTGTATTTGCCAATATTGAAGATGAAGATGGAAATTTACAAATTTATTTTAGCAATAAAACTCTTGACGAAGAGTGGTTTAAGGTAGTTAAAAAAAAGATAGAGGTCGGAGATATAATCTTTGTAAGAGGATATGCGTTTATAACTAGAACCGGTGAGTTCTCTATGCATGTAAGTGAGCTAAAGCTAGCATCTAAAGCAATCTGTCCTCTTCCTGAAAAGTATCACGGATTAGTTGATATAGAGACTAGATATCGCCAAAGATACCTTGATATGATTATGAATCCCGATGTTAGAAATGATTTTAAAAAGCGTTCCATAATTATCAGCACCATTAGAAGATTTTTTGAAGATAAAGGGTTTTTGGAGGTCGAAACTCCTATGATGCACCCGATTCCAGGCGGTGCTAATGCAAAGCCTTTCGTGACCTTTCATAACTCTTTAGGTGTAGATAGATATCTTAGAATTGCACCAGAACTTTATTTAAAACGTCTGATAGTAGGTGGTTTTGAAGCTGTATATGAGATGAACAGAAACTTTAGAAACGAAGGCATGGATCTTACGCACAATCCTGAGTTTACAAGTATTGAATTTTACTGGGCATATCATACATATCATGATTTAATAGGACTAACAGAAGAGCTTTTCGGTGTTCTTTTTGATAAGCTTGATATGGAAAAAATTGTAGAGTATGATGGGTTAAAAATTGATTTTTCAAGACCTTTTACGAGAATAAATTACAAAAAGGCTATTATTGAGATAGGTAGGATTTCTCCTGATATTGTAGAAGATAAGTATAAAATTTTGGCTAAATTAAGAGAGGATGGATTTGAGGCTAATGAAAAGCTTAGCTTAGGGCATCTTCAAGCTGAGCTTTTTGACAACTATGTAGAAGCAAGACTGATAAATCCTACTTTTGTTATGGATTTTCCTATAGAAATAAGCCCTCTATCAAGAAGAAGCGATAGTAATCCAAATGTCGCGGAGAGATTTGAGCTATTTATAGCAGGACGTGAGATAGCTAATGGATTTAACGAGTTAAATGATCCTATAGATCAATACAATCGCTTTGCTTCTCAAATTGAAGCAAAAGATGCCGGAGACGACGAGGCTCACGAGATGGATGAGGATTATGTAAAGGCTCTTGGATATGCTATGCCTCCAACAGCCGGACAGGGTATCGGTATAGATAGGCTTGTGATGCTTCTTACTAATAAAAAATCGATTAGAGATGTAGTATTATTCCCTGCTATGAGGCCACTTAAAACAGAAATTAAGGAGAATTAA
- a CDS encoding serine hydroxymethyltransferase: protein MSLKDFDKVIFDLTELELKRQCDHLEMIASENFTYPEVMEVMGSILTNKYAEGYPGKRYYGGCEFVDRIEQIAIDRCKELFGCEFANVQPNSGSQANQGVYGALLNPGDKILGMDLSHGGHLTHGSKVSSSGKMYESFFYGVELDGRINYDRVLDIAKIVKPKLIVCGASAYTREIEFKRFRDIADEVGAILFADVAHIAGLVVAGEHQNPFPHCDVVSSTTHKTLRGPRGGIIMTNNEEYAKKINSSIFPGIQGGPLVHVIAGKAVGFKHNLSPEWKVYAKQVKVNAKKLAEVLLSRGYDLVSGGTDNHLILMSFLNKEFSGKDADIALGNAGITVNKNTVPGETRSPFVTSGIRVGSPALTARGMKEAEFEIIANKIADVLDDINNASVQAKIKAELKEFASKFIIYDRATF from the coding sequence ATGAGTTTAAAAGATTTTGATAAAGTTATATTTGACCTGACCGAGCTTGAGCTTAAAAGACAGTGCGATCACCTTGAGATGATCGCTAGTGAGAATTTTACTTATCCTGAAGTAATGGAAGTAATGGGATCTATTCTTACAAACAAATATGCAGAAGGATATCCCGGCAAGCGCTACTACGGTGGTTGTGAATTTGTCGATCGGATCGAGCAAATCGCAATAGATAGATGCAAAGAGCTTTTTGGTTGCGAGTTTGCAAACGTTCAGCCTAATTCCGGCTCACAGGCGAATCAGGGGGTATACGGTGCACTTTTAAATCCCGGAGATAAAATTTTAGGCATGGATCTAAGTCATGGAGGACACTTAACTCATGGCTCTAAGGTAAGTAGCTCAGGCAAGATGTATGAGAGCTTTTTTTATGGTGTTGAACTTGATGGGCGTATAAACTATGATAGGGTTTTAGATATTGCTAAAATAGTGAAGCCAAAATTGATAGTATGCGGTGCTAGTGCTTATACAAGAGAGATTGAGTTTAAAAGATTTAGAGATATAGCCGATGAGGTTGGTGCGATACTGTTCGCAGATGTAGCTCATATCGCAGGTCTTGTGGTTGCCGGCGAGCATCAAAATCCATTCCCGCATTGTGATGTCGTAAGTTCTACTACGCACAAGACTCTTCGTGGCCCAAGAGGTGGAATTATTATGACAAATAATGAGGAGTATGCCAAGAAAATAAACTCTTCTATATTCCCAGGAATTCAAGGCGGTCCATTGGTTCATGTGATAGCTGGTAAGGCTGTTGGCTTTAAACATAATCTATCGCCAGAATGGAAAGTTTATGCAAAACAGGTTAAGGTTAATGCCAAAAAACTAGCAGAAGTATTGCTCTCTAGAGGATATGACCTAGTAAGTGGCGGAACTGATAATCACCTTATTTTAATGAGCTTTTTGAATAAGGAATTTAGTGGAAAAGACGCAGATATAGCTCTTGGAAATGCTGGAATTACAGTAAATAAAAATACTGTTCCTGGCGAGACAAGGAGTCCTTTTGTAACAAGCGGTATACGCGTAGGAAGCCCTGCGTTAACAGCGCGCGGTATGAAAGAGGCCGAATTTGAGATAATTGCTAATAAAATCGCGGATGTACTGGATGATATTAATAATGCATCCGTTCAAGCTAAAATAAAAGCCGAGTTAAAAGAATTTGCGAGCAAATTTATAATTTATGATAGAGCGACATTTTAA
- a CDS encoding DUF1882 domain-containing protein: MQSIDTALIKMITNHYYIKRDSIVNKIEYKGRVFFNKFERVDESLNYKVIKDHAEGKIVVAHSLISATDKVENIVFDYNGRMPDRFWHRAQLLLREEGYINFTAYETKTPGHLHLYIHKGHTTLNEGYQLANKLSLLLSQRLVKEWRVFPTLDLPREFNILTLPYKVYQKERGASWSKHM; encoded by the coding sequence ATGCAAAGCATTGACACCGCTCTTATTAAGATGATTACTAATCATTACTATATAAAGCGCGATAGTATAGTAAATAAGATTGAGTATAAAGGCAGAGTGTTTTTCAATAAATTTGAAAGAGTTGATGAGTCTTTAAACTATAAAGTTATAAAAGATCATGCCGAAGGCAAGATAGTGGTCGCTCACTCTTTAATAAGTGCAACTGATAAAGTTGAAAATATTGTATTTGATTATAATGGCAGGATGCCAGATAGGTTTTGGCATAGGGCACAATTATTGCTTAGGGAAGAGGGATATATAAATTTTACAGCTTATGAGACTAAGACGCCAGGGCATCTGCATCTTTATATTCATAAAGGGCATACGACATTAAATGAGGGATACCAGCTGGCCAATAAACTCTCTTTGTTACTCTCTCAGCGTTTGGTTAAGGAGTGGAGAGTGTTTCCTACTCTTGATCTTCCAAGAGAGTTTAATATACTTACTTTGCCTTATAAGGTCTATCAAAAAGAGCGCGGGGCATCGTGGTCAAAGCATATGTAA
- a CDS encoding ABC transporter ATP-binding protein codes for MEYNELRDIMLEKEEDKKGRSFKKILILIAAFTILFLTVLIVMKILNTSDSGNQISQPDSRLILPPEPDTTKQTIPQTIAKDEAQNTAEKDIQPNTQSNSVSDSQKNDSLFQQVPIIPENKGQESFEDMVKTLKEKEVKKQEQAMTQNKSVTPTTPAENVATPKDGEKTKVETKQIESKKNEQKVIVVKPKEDKKTSQPPKESIKKDTQVSNVKSQGLARGSYVQVFAVKKFNENVSEIKKIRANGYTYKLYEADIKGGKVVKVLIGPFSGSQLSTELANIRKNIASGAFIVNIK; via the coding sequence ATGGAATACAATGAATTAAGAGATATCATGCTGGAAAAAGAAGAGGATAAAAAAGGTAGAAGTTTTAAGAAAATTCTTATACTAATTGCCGCATTTACTATTTTGTTTTTAACTGTTTTGATAGTTATGAAAATTTTAAATACTAGTGATAGTGGAAATCAAATTTCTCAACCTGACTCCAGACTTATTCTTCCGCCTGAGCCAGATACAACCAAACAAACTATTCCTCAGACGATCGCCAAAGATGAGGCGCAAAATACCGCCGAGAAAGATATTCAACCAAATACTCAGTCAAATTCCGTCTCGGATAGCCAGAAGAATGATAGCCTATTTCAGCAGGTGCCTATAATACCTGAAAACAAAGGGCAAGAGAGCTTTGAGGATATGGTAAAAACACTCAAGGAAAAAGAGGTAAAAAAACAAGAACAAGCTATGACTCAAAATAAATCAGTTACTCCTACTACTCCAGCAGAAAATGTAGCTACTCCAAAGGATGGAGAGAAGACAAAAGTAGAAACTAAGCAGATAGAGTCAAAGAAGAATGAGCAAAAAGTAATAGTAGTAAAACCAAAAGAAGATAAGAAAACTTCCCAGCCTCCTAAAGAGAGCATAAAAAAGGATACCCAAGTCTCTAATGTAAAATCTCAAGGCCTTGCAAGAGGAAGCTATGTGCAAGTTTTTGCGGTGAAAAAATTCAATGAAAATGTATCTGAAATTAAAAAAATAAGGGCAAATGGATATACGTATAAGCTCTATGAGGCAGATATTAAAGGTGGAAAGGTTGTAAAGGTTCTAATAGGGCCATTTAGTGGCTCACAGCTATCAACAGAGCTTGCTAATATAAGAAAAAATATCGCAAGCGGTGCGTTTATAGTCAATATTAAATAA